A single genomic interval of Acidovorax sp. 1608163 harbors:
- a CDS encoding universal stress protein yields the protein MLKILVAVDGSELSLDGVQHTLQLLKQGLQASVVLAHVQEPATLYELVTSRDPDLIAAASVEAGEHLLASARALLDAAGVAYETDISVGDVAHTLVDMAERNGADLVVIGAKGHGALSSALLGSVSQEVARASAVPVTIVKHAQVVELLDTED from the coding sequence ATGCTCAAGATTCTGGTGGCGGTGGACGGTTCGGAGTTGTCGCTTGACGGGGTGCAACACACCCTGCAATTGCTGAAGCAAGGGCTGCAAGCCAGTGTGGTGCTGGCCCATGTGCAAGAGCCCGCCACGTTGTACGAGCTGGTCACCAGCCGCGACCCGGACCTGATCGCGGCAGCGAGTGTGGAGGCGGGTGAACACCTGCTGGCCTCAGCGCGCGCGCTGCTGGATGCGGCGGGCGTGGCCTACGAAACCGACATTAGTGTGGGCGACGTGGCCCACACGCTGGTGGACATGGCCGAGCGCAATGGGGCCGACCTCGTGGTCATTGGCGCCAAGGGGCATGGGGCCTTGAGCAGTGCGCTGCTGGGCTCGGTGTCGCAAGAGGTGGCGCGGGCGAGTGCCGTGCCGGTCACCATCGTCAAGCACGCCCAGGTGGTGGAGCTGCTGGACACAGAAGACTGA
- a CDS encoding ATP-dependent helicase — protein sequence MSAGLNLAQLQAVHYTDGACLVLAGAGSGKTRVITMKIAHMIEKGMDPKRIAAITFTNKAASEMRERAQHLIGRRAKDVLVCTFHALGVRMVREDGHVLGLKPQFSILDADDVTGILKDASGGTTDMATARQWQWVISKWKNMGLTSEEALAQAADDNERIIATLMARYEERLTAYQSVDFDDLIGMPLRLLRDFPEVRAKWQAALGHVLVDEYQDTNATQYELLKLLVGKDGHFTAVGDDDQSIYGWRGATLDNLKKLPVDYPHLKVIKLEQNYRSTSAILRAANNVIGPNPKLYPKTLFSELGEGEPVRVVDADNEEHEADRAVARILSLRASVNPIPDWKSFAILYRANHQAKPFEKALRKANVPYKVSGGTSFFDRAEIKDLCAWFRLWINNDDDPAFLRAITTPKRGIGHTTLASLGAFATQHKQSMFGALFNGMLPAAVPKRAMDGLHEFGRYINYLEYSARRTHGAEDARTFLNDWLKEIGYEQHLYDNEDSEKVAAARWSNVMEFCDWMAQRAGGQIDDTAGAVVAKETKSLLEVSQTIALLSTISEREKDQDMVTLSTLHASKGLEWPHVVLVGVTEGMLPFKLDDDEGRQQKISDDTLQRLQEERRLMYVGITRAQRTLAVSWTKRRKKGREMVAAQPSRFIAEMGLDKTTVREDPREKLKALRAEFAAKKAQAAGTPPAA from the coding sequence ATGTCTGCCGGTCTCAACCTCGCCCAGCTCCAGGCTGTCCACTACACCGATGGGGCCTGCCTGGTGCTGGCCGGCGCAGGCTCGGGCAAGACGCGGGTGATCACCATGAAGATCGCCCACATGATCGAAAAAGGCATGGACCCCAAGCGCATTGCGGCCATCACCTTCACGAACAAGGCGGCCTCTGAAATGCGCGAGCGGGCGCAGCACCTGATTGGCCGCCGCGCCAAGGATGTGCTGGTGTGCACCTTCCACGCCCTGGGGGTGCGCATGGTGCGCGAAGATGGCCATGTGCTGGGCCTCAAGCCCCAGTTCAGCATCCTGGATGCCGACGATGTGACGGGCATCCTCAAAGACGCCTCGGGCGGCACCACCGACATGGCCACGGCGCGCCAGTGGCAGTGGGTGATCAGCAAGTGGAAGAACATGGGCCTGACCTCCGAGGAGGCTCTGGCGCAGGCGGCGGACGACAACGAGCGCATCATCGCCACGCTGATGGCGCGCTACGAAGAGCGCCTGACGGCCTACCAGAGCGTGGACTTTGACGACCTGATCGGCATGCCGCTGCGCCTGCTGCGCGACTTTCCGGAAGTGCGCGCCAAGTGGCAAGCGGCGCTGGGCCATGTGCTGGTGGACGAGTACCAGGACACCAACGCCACGCAGTACGAGCTGCTCAAGCTGCTGGTGGGCAAGGACGGGCACTTCACGGCCGTGGGCGACGATGACCAGTCCATTTACGGCTGGCGCGGCGCCACGCTGGACAACCTCAAAAAGCTGCCGGTCGATTACCCGCACCTCAAGGTCATCAAGCTGGAGCAGAACTACCGCTCCACCAGCGCCATCCTGCGCGCAGCCAACAACGTGATCGGCCCCAACCCCAAGCTGTACCCCAAGACGCTGTTCAGCGAACTGGGCGAGGGCGAGCCAGTGCGTGTGGTGGACGCCGACAACGAGGAGCACGAAGCCGACCGCGCCGTGGCGCGCATCCTGAGCCTGCGCGCCTCGGTCAACCCCATTCCGGACTGGAAGAGCTTTGCCATCCTGTACCGCGCCAACCACCAGGCCAAGCCGTTTGAAAAAGCACTGCGCAAGGCCAACGTGCCGTACAAGGTGTCGGGCGGCACCAGCTTTTTTGACCGCGCCGAAATCAAGGACCTGTGCGCCTGGTTTCGCCTGTGGATCAACAACGACGACGACCCAGCGTTTTTGCGCGCCATCACCACGCCCAAGCGCGGCATCGGCCACACCACGCTGGCATCGCTGGGCGCCTTTGCCACGCAGCACAAGCAGAGCATGTTTGGCGCACTGTTCAACGGCATGCTGCCTGCAGCGGTGCCCAAGCGCGCCATGGACGGCCTGCATGAGTTTGGCCGCTACATCAATTACCTGGAATACAGCGCGCGCCGCACGCACGGCGCCGAGGATGCCCGCACATTCCTGAACGACTGGCTCAAGGAAATCGGCTACGAGCAGCACCTGTACGACAACGAAGACAGCGAGAAGGTGGCCGCCGCCCGCTGGAGCAACGTGATGGAGTTCTGCGACTGGATGGCGCAGCGCGCGGGCGGCCAGATCGACGACACAGCGGGCGCCGTGGTGGCCAAGGAAACCAAGAGCCTGCTGGAGGTCTCGCAGACCATTGCGCTCCTGTCCACCATCAGCGAGCGCGAGAAGGACCAGGACATGGTCACGCTGTCGACCCTGCACGCCAGCAAGGGGCTGGAGTGGCCCCACGTGGTGCTGGTGGGCGTGACCGAGGGCATGCTGCCCTTCAAGCTCGACGACGATGAAGGCCGCCAGCAAAAGATAAGTGACGACACGCTGCAGCGCCTGCAGGAAGAACGCCGCCTGATGTACGTGGGCATCACCCGTGCCCAGCGCACGCTGGCCGTGAGCTGGACCAAGCGCCGCAAAAAGGGCCGCGAAATGGTGGCCGCGCAGCCCAGCCGCTTCATCGCCGAGATGGGCCTGGACAAAACCACCGTGCGCGAAGACCCCCGCGAAAAGCTCAAAGCCCTGCGCGCCGAGTTTGCCGCCAAGAAGGCGCAGGCAGCCGGCACACCGCCCGCCGCCTGA
- a CDS encoding esterase family protein: MPLSKPISLSQPLLRLLSAAALVCVLAAPAQAGQVLADQAPSAALGRDVKFTVYLPDGYQAAGSVNYPVVYLLHGAGGDENEWRTKGGAVETLDGLIKRGQIRPSVVVMPTAGPASWWADGAAEKAGTAIMKDLLPYVETRYRVQKERSGRAIGGLSMGGYGALNLSLRNPTQFCAAAVISPAIYDPLPPETSAARRTPQFVRNGQFDADTWKSLNYAAQLDTYKAGAARVPMWIVTGDHDYLGIAPMSANLYWRLYQIQPKQVELRVIDGDHEWLVFRDALPDALQYVDKQCRQG, from the coding sequence ATGCCTTTGTCCAAGCCTATTTCTCTGAGCCAACCTTTGCTGCGGCTACTGTCTGCCGCCGCCTTGGTCTGCGTGTTGGCAGCCCCTGCGCAGGCCGGGCAGGTGTTGGCCGATCAGGCCCCCTCCGCCGCTTTGGGGCGGGATGTGAAGTTCACGGTCTACCTGCCTGATGGGTACCAGGCTGCGGGCTCCGTCAATTACCCGGTGGTCTATCTGCTGCACGGCGCCGGGGGCGACGAGAACGAGTGGCGTACCAAAGGCGGCGCGGTGGAGACCTTGGACGGGCTGATCAAACGGGGGCAGATCCGTCCATCCGTGGTGGTCATGCCCACGGCGGGCCCGGCTTCGTGGTGGGCCGATGGGGCGGCCGAAAAGGCGGGCACCGCCATCATGAAAGACCTGCTGCCCTACGTGGAGACGCGCTACCGCGTGCAAAAAGAGCGCAGCGGCCGGGCCATTGGCGGCCTGTCGATGGGAGGCTACGGAGCGCTGAATCTGTCGCTGCGCAACCCCACGCAGTTTTGCGCTGCGGCGGTCATCAGCCCCGCCATCTACGACCCCCTGCCACCCGAGACCTCGGCAGCGCGGCGTACCCCCCAGTTTGTGCGCAACGGGCAGTTTGATGCCGACACCTGGAAGTCGCTCAACTACGCAGCCCAGCTCGATACCTACAAGGCCGGTGCCGCGCGCGTGCCCATGTGGATCGTGACGGGAGACCACGACTACCTTGGCATTGCGCCCATGTCGGCCAATCTGTACTGGCGCCTGTACCAAATTCAGCCCAAGCAGGTGGAGCTGCGTGTGATCGACGGTGACCACGAGTGGCTGGTGTTCCGCGATGCGCTGCCCGATGCCCTGCAGTATGTGGACAAACAGTGCCGCCAGGGGTGA
- a CDS encoding phospholipase A, with amino-acid sequence MEQRPNTQHPAALHPAQAGGLAVTPAHSGRRSAWPAALALLLAPAAAMAQTAPGTPASTASTASANDAAWRRCAALSGDSTARLACFDAWAGQQAWQAPAASASASAAASPVADANAPATPVDTTLPATRIIEVARTEGCRDPQYSDLSRFWELESGSDCGTFSFRGYRPITVSVVASDSVNRQPTSPSPGHSATESTPYRTTENRIQLSVRTKLAQGLLTQGHPTLKDSVWFGYSQQSYWQLFTPQISRPFRATDHEPEVMYVYPTTAQLPFGWRWRYSGVGLVHQSNGQSEPLSRSWNRVYLMSGMELDNRWSVNAKLWKRLSESADSDDNPGISDYVGRGELAVFWNANKDNTLGATFRSALSSSGRGSVRLEWMQTLGSGLWGSKSNLRLHTALFSGYGDSMIDYNRKRTVFSLGLSLVDF; translated from the coding sequence ATGGAACAACGCCCAAACACCCAACACCCAGCAGCCCTTCATCCTGCGCAAGCAGGCGGGCTGGCAGTGACCCCCGCCCACTCGGGCCGCCGCAGCGCTTGGCCTGCAGCCTTGGCCCTGTTGCTGGCCCCTGCTGCCGCCATGGCGCAGACCGCGCCCGGCACACCCGCTTCCACGGCTTCCACCGCCTCGGCCAACGACGCCGCCTGGCGCCGCTGCGCCGCCCTGTCGGGCGACAGCACGGCACGCCTGGCTTGCTTTGACGCCTGGGCCGGACAGCAGGCCTGGCAGGCCCCTGCAGCGTCGGCATCGGCCTCTGCAGCAGCCTCGCCGGTGGCCGATGCCAACGCGCCTGCCACGCCGGTAGACACCACCTTGCCCGCCACGCGCATCATCGAAGTGGCCCGCACCGAAGGCTGCCGCGACCCGCAGTACAGCGACCTCTCGCGCTTTTGGGAGCTGGAGTCGGGCAGCGATTGCGGCACCTTCAGCTTCCGGGGCTACCGGCCCATCACCGTGTCGGTGGTGGCATCAGACTCGGTCAACCGCCAGCCCACATCGCCGTCTCCCGGCCATTCGGCCACCGAGAGCACGCCCTACCGCACCACCGAAAACCGCATCCAGCTGTCGGTGCGCACCAAGCTGGCGCAGGGGCTGCTCACGCAGGGGCACCCCACGCTCAAGGACTCGGTGTGGTTTGGCTACTCGCAGCAGTCGTACTGGCAGCTGTTCACGCCCCAAATCTCGCGCCCCTTCCGCGCCACCGACCACGAGCCCGAGGTGATGTACGTCTACCCCACCACCGCCCAGTTGCCTTTTGGCTGGCGCTGGCGCTACAGCGGCGTGGGTCTGGTGCACCAGTCCAACGGCCAAAGTGAGCCCCTGTCGCGCAGCTGGAACCGCGTCTACCTGATGAGCGGCATGGAGCTGGACAACCGCTGGAGCGTGAACGCCAAGCTGTGGAAGCGCCTGTCTGAAAGCGCGGACAGTGACGACAACCCTGGCATCAGCGACTATGTCGGCCGGGGCGAGCTGGCCGTGTTCTGGAACGCCAACAAGGACAACACGCTGGGCGCCACCTTCCGCAGCGCCCTGTCCAGCAGCGGCCGGGGCTCGGTGCGGCTGGAATGGATGCAAACCCTGGGCAGCGGCCTGTGGGGCAGCAAGAGCAACCTGCGCCTGCACACCGCGCTGTTCAGCGGCTATGGCGACAGCATGATCGACTACAACCGCAAGCGCACCGTGTTCAGCCTGGGGTTGAGTCTGGTGGATTTCTAG
- a CDS encoding cupin domain-containing protein, with amino-acid sequence MNAEEFAQTLARDGFEPAVTVQREAHGMLAQHTHPFEAKALILAGEIRIAAQGAERTYRSGDIFHLPAHEPHTEHYGPEGVTYLVGRKAG; translated from the coding sequence ATGAATGCCGAAGAATTTGCCCAGACCCTGGCCCGGGACGGATTTGAGCCCGCCGTCACCGTGCAGCGCGAAGCCCACGGCATGCTGGCCCAGCACACCCACCCCTTCGAGGCCAAGGCCTTGATCCTGGCGGGCGAGATCCGCATCGCCGCACAAGGCGCAGAGCGCACCTACCGCAGCGGCGACATCTTTCACTTGCCCGCTCACGAGCCCCACACCGAGCACTATGGCCCCGAGGGCGTGACCTATCTGGTGGGGCGCAAGGCGGGTTGA
- a CDS encoding ATP/GTP-binding protein, translated as MTHPSTPAQGPGGMHRIALLGPMGIGKTTAIHALCGSDMVSTDVPNLDRVAHTKEYTTVGAEFGEIDLGDGERVQLCGCPGQDRFDFMRQWVISVSVGIFVMADLHAPDALESTSALLHEAAAAALPPVTLVLSARAASQEQIESFAAGLMAAGHGVVPVLPVDVRDRNQMLQALGVLVTMLSLRNESL; from the coding sequence ATGACACACCCTTCAACCCCCGCTCAGGGCCCCGGCGGAATGCACCGCATTGCCTTGCTGGGCCCCATGGGCATTGGCAAAACCACGGCCATCCATGCGCTGTGCGGCAGCGACATGGTCTCCACCGATGTGCCCAACCTCGACCGTGTGGCCCACACCAAGGAATACACCACGGTGGGCGCCGAGTTTGGCGAGATCGACCTGGGCGATGGCGAGCGCGTGCAACTGTGCGGCTGCCCCGGGCAAGACAGGTTTGACTTCATGCGCCAGTGGGTCATCTCGGTGTCCGTGGGCATCTTCGTCATGGCCGACCTGCATGCCCCGGACGCCCTGGAGTCCACCAGCGCCTTGTTGCACGAAGCTGCCGCTGCGGCCCTGCCTCCAGTCACTCTGGTGCTCAGTGCGCGCGCGGCATCGCAAGAGCAGATCGAGTCCTTTGCCGCAGGCCTGATGGCGGCGGGGCATGGCGTCGTGCCGGTGTTGCCCGTGGACGTCAGGGACCGAAATCAGATGTTGCAGGCCCTGGGGGTTTTGGTGACGATGTTGTCATTGCGTAACGAGTCTCTATGA
- a CDS encoding ABC transporter substrate-binding protein, which yields MRPAAPGSLLRAALVAAGAVLALGSAPWAQAQGSHVPVRIGVIGPFTGASADFGVPMLNGIKLAVEEINAVGGYMGRPMELVVKDDMADPARGRQAAQELLSEKVSAVLGFCNSGVALKSLDLFQQAKTPLIVPCATGSAITSTYPAPESYIFRVQGRDALQAPMMVDEVVKRGWDKVAIFADTTGYGEGGYKDVVDALAAKNLKPVHVARFPLGVKDLSAELSAARNAGANVIYSYTVGPENAVIANGKKALGWKVSQVGPWTLSFPFFLDGAKDAAEGALTVQTFVAEPSNERRASFLSGYSRKFQRKPAVPMAAANAYDATYLLMYSFLGIRDGNLTGQAIKESLEGKMKTYYGVVTTYDHPFSASDKDAITRNMLVVGMVKNGAITFAYPEDAKRNLIVQRKQ from the coding sequence TTGCGGCCTGCCGCACCGGGCTCCCTGTTGCGTGCCGCACTGGTCGCTGCGGGGGCTGTGCTTGCGCTGGGCAGTGCCCCCTGGGCCCAGGCCCAGGGCTCGCATGTGCCTGTGCGCATCGGTGTGATCGGGCCGTTCACCGGTGCCTCGGCCGATTTTGGCGTGCCCATGCTCAACGGCATCAAGCTGGCGGTCGAAGAAATCAACGCCGTGGGCGGCTACATGGGCCGCCCGATGGAACTGGTGGTGAAAGACGACATGGCGGACCCCGCCCGGGGGCGCCAGGCCGCGCAAGAGCTGCTGTCTGAAAAAGTGTCCGCTGTGCTGGGGTTTTGCAACTCCGGCGTGGCCTTGAAGTCGCTGGATTTGTTCCAGCAAGCCAAAACCCCCCTGATCGTGCCTTGCGCCACGGGCTCGGCCATCACCAGCACCTACCCCGCCCCAGAGAGCTACATCTTCCGCGTGCAGGGGCGCGATGCGCTGCAGGCGCCCATGATGGTGGACGAGGTCGTCAAGCGCGGCTGGGACAAGGTTGCGATTTTTGCCGACACCACCGGCTACGGCGAAGGCGGCTACAAAGATGTGGTGGACGCCCTGGCGGCCAAGAACCTCAAGCCTGTGCATGTGGCGCGTTTTCCGCTGGGGGTGAAGGACCTGAGTGCCGAGCTGTCTGCCGCGCGCAATGCGGGCGCCAACGTGATCTACAGCTACACCGTCGGGCCAGAGAACGCCGTCATCGCCAACGGCAAGAAGGCCCTGGGCTGGAAGGTGTCCCAAGTCGGCCCCTGGACGCTGTCCTTCCCCTTCTTTCTGGACGGTGCCAAAGACGCGGCCGAGGGCGCGCTCACGGTGCAAACCTTTGTGGCCGAGCCCAGCAACGAGCGCCGGGCCTCGTTCCTGTCAGGCTACAGCCGCAAGTTCCAGCGCAAGCCCGCCGTGCCCATGGCCGCCGCCAACGCCTACGACGCCACCTACCTGCTGATGTATTCGTTCCTCGGTATCCGCGACGGTAACCTGACGGGCCAAGCCATCAAGGAATCTCTGGAAGGCAAGATGAAGACCTACTACGGCGTGGTCACCACCTACGACCACCCCTTCAGCGCCAGCGACAAAGACGCCATCACCCGCAACATGCTGGTGGTGGGCATGGTGAAGAACGGCGCCATCACCTTTGCCTACCCCGAGGATGCCAAGCGCAACCTGATCGTTCAGCGCAAACAGTGA
- a CDS encoding roadblock/LC7 domain-containing protein, with amino-acid sequence MKPSHPSIPASLVTSSKQALDSYAAPIDGLQMALLTTPDGFEIASLRNRSDLQVNRLAAMASSLMAMGRAVGREIHVSNCNRLTFEAEGNVVVFQAIGGDFPCILCLVLRPGAVLGRALWAAGEISQTLAGQR; translated from the coding sequence ATGAAGCCATCCCACCCCTCGATTCCGGCGTCTTTAGTGACCTCTTCCAAGCAAGCGTTAGACAGCTATGCAGCCCCCATCGATGGGTTGCAGATGGCGCTGCTCACCACCCCCGACGGCTTTGAGATCGCTTCGCTGCGCAATCGCTCCGACCTGCAAGTCAACCGTCTGGCCGCCATGGCCAGCTCGCTCATGGCCATGGGCCGTGCGGTGGGGCGTGAGATCCATGTGTCCAACTGCAACCGCCTCACTTTTGAGGCCGAGGGCAACGTAGTGGTCTTTCAGGCCATTGGCGGCGATTTTCCCTGCATCCTTTGCCTGGTGCTCCGGCCAGGGGCCGTGCTGGGTCGGGCGCTGTGGGCTGCCGGAGAAATCTCCCAAACCCTGGCTGGGCAGCGCTGA
- a CDS encoding AEC family transporter gives MLSVLTITFPFFALVLCGYLAARRGVLPQPAIPGLNAFVLFFALPCMLYRFGASTPIGQLLDPAVAGVYLLCALVMVGATVALTRKAHLGWNDAAFGALVAAFPNTGFMGVPLLVALLGAQSAGPAIVTIVVDMVITSSLCIALSRLDGAGTHGVGVALRSAFKGMATNPMPWSIALGALASALQFKLPGPVDKTVAMLADAASPVALFTIGAVLARSQMNAHEQVPARDYVPIALAKLLVHPLLVWGAGTAAMALGVPLTPFALTVLVLLSALPSASNVSLLAERFGANNGRIARIILVSTALAFLSFSAAVALLA, from the coding sequence GTGCTGTCCGTTCTCACCATCACTTTCCCCTTCTTTGCCCTGGTGCTGTGCGGCTATCTGGCCGCCCGGCGGGGGGTGTTGCCTCAGCCCGCCATCCCAGGGCTCAATGCGTTTGTGCTGTTTTTCGCGCTGCCGTGCATGCTGTACCGCTTTGGTGCCAGCACGCCCATTGGCCAGTTGCTCGACCCTGCCGTCGCAGGCGTGTACCTGCTGTGTGCATTGGTCATGGTGGGGGCCACCGTGGCTTTGACCCGCAAAGCACACCTGGGCTGGAACGATGCCGCTTTTGGTGCGCTGGTGGCGGCCTTCCCCAACACCGGCTTCATGGGCGTGCCGCTGCTGGTGGCGCTGCTGGGCGCGCAAAGTGCGGGGCCAGCCATCGTCACCATCGTGGTGGACATGGTCATCACCAGCTCCCTGTGTATTGCGTTGTCGCGCCTGGATGGAGCGGGCACCCACGGCGTGGGCGTGGCGTTGCGCAGTGCCTTCAAGGGCATGGCCACCAACCCCATGCCCTGGTCTATAGCGCTGGGGGCGCTGGCATCGGCGCTGCAGTTCAAGCTGCCCGGCCCGGTCGACAAAACGGTGGCCATGCTGGCCGATGCGGCGTCGCCCGTGGCGCTGTTCACCATTGGTGCGGTGCTGGCCCGCTCGCAAATGAACGCGCATGAACAGGTGCCTGCGCGCGACTATGTGCCCATCGCCCTGGCCAAGCTGCTGGTGCACCCGCTGCTGGTGTGGGGCGCAGGCACCGCGGCCATGGCCTTGGGGGTGCCGCTCACGCCCTTTGCGCTCACGGTGCTGGTGCTGCTGTCGGCCCTGCCCAGCGCCAGCAATGTCTCGCTGCTGGCGGAGCGGTTTGGCGCCAACAACGGGCGCATCGCCCGCATCATTTTGGTGTCCACCGCGCTGGCGTTTTTGAGCTTTTCTGCGGCTGTGGCCTTGCTCGCCTGA
- a CDS encoding gamma-glutamyltransferase family protein has protein sequence MKKKVWLWALTPVAVALSLYGCGSGSDSDLIVDTNAQSCSIVSSTGAPVVVGSGLAGDPAAPEAASGYRLGYKAKQSSNYMVVANTPLATKAGCDVLKAGGTAVDAAVAVQAVLGLVEPQSSTIAGSAFMMYYDAATKKVVAYDGRETAPAAATGYYLVRQNQADASSTAPVPSARRSGRSIGVPGVMRMLDLAHKEHGKLAWGQLFNEGVNLATNGYKIPTRMGDAIASNAASLRLDANAVAAYFNADGTPKTSGTVTTNLPYAQSLRTIASGGAEAMYSGAMADAIVAKAAQSVGDDTAKTPITPSLMTTADLKAYQAKKREPVCTTYRSSYYVCTMSPPSSGGIAIAQSLGILENFELSKYGPTNPANEGGVPSVMGVHLVSEAERLAYADRDKYVADTDFIPLPGNGVSSMIDKAYLKQRAALINADGKSMGTATAGNLGDVPLGVDKTVEKGTTHFSIVDAYGNVVSMTSTVESSMGSYHMVGGFLLTNQLTDFSAQPADTAGVPVANRVAPGKRPRSTMAPTLVFKGTAPGDFVMATGSPGGGTIIQYVLKTVVGALDWGLDAQQATSLVNIGATNSATTNVDGANTALDLTALIDGLKAKGHTVNNGAQSSGVSTIMRVNRNGQTKLEGGVDPRREGIVLGDGAL, from the coding sequence ATGAAGAAAAAAGTGTGGCTTTGGGCGCTGACGCCCGTGGCCGTGGCCTTGTCGCTGTATGGGTGCGGAAGCGGCTCCGACTCTGACCTGATCGTAGACACCAACGCCCAGAGCTGCTCCATCGTCTCCAGTACGGGCGCGCCCGTGGTGGTGGGCTCGGGCCTGGCGGGCGACCCCGCAGCGCCCGAGGCGGCCTCGGGCTACCGCCTGGGCTACAAGGCCAAGCAATCCAGCAACTACATGGTGGTGGCCAACACCCCGCTGGCCACCAAGGCCGGATGCGACGTGCTCAAGGCCGGTGGCACCGCCGTGGATGCGGCCGTGGCCGTGCAGGCCGTGCTGGGCTTGGTCGAGCCGCAGTCCAGCACCATCGCAGGCAGCGCGTTCATGATGTATTACGACGCCGCCACCAAGAAAGTGGTGGCCTACGACGGCCGCGAAACCGCCCCTGCAGCCGCCACCGGTTACTACCTGGTGCGTCAGAACCAGGCCGATGCCTCTTCAACCGCGCCCGTGCCCAGTGCCCGCCGCAGCGGCCGCTCCATCGGTGTGCCCGGCGTGATGCGCATGCTGGACTTGGCCCACAAAGAGCACGGCAAGCTGGCCTGGGGCCAGTTGTTCAATGAAGGCGTCAACCTGGCCACCAATGGCTACAAGATCCCCACCCGCATGGGCGACGCCATTGCCTCCAACGCCGCCAGCTTGCGCCTGGACGCCAACGCCGTGGCGGCCTACTTCAATGCCGACGGCACCCCCAAGACCAGCGGCACCGTGACCACCAACCTGCCTTATGCGCAGTCGCTGCGCACCATCGCGTCCGGCGGTGCAGAGGCCATGTACTCTGGCGCCATGGCCGATGCCATCGTGGCCAAGGCCGCCCAGTCGGTGGGCGATGACACGGCCAAGACGCCCATCACCCCCAGCCTGATGACCACGGCGGACCTCAAGGCCTACCAGGCCAAGAAGCGCGAGCCCGTGTGCACCACGTACCGCAGCAGCTACTACGTCTGCACCATGTCGCCACCTTCGTCGGGCGGCATCGCCATTGCGCAGTCGCTGGGCATTCTGGAGAACTTCGAGCTGTCCAAATACGGCCCGACCAACCCCGCCAACGAAGGCGGCGTGCCCAGCGTGATGGGCGTGCACCTGGTGTCTGAAGCCGAGCGCCTGGCCTATGCCGACCGCGACAAGTACGTGGCTGACACCGACTTCATCCCGCTGCCAGGCAACGGTGTGTCGTCCATGATCGACAAGGCCTACCTCAAGCAGCGCGCTGCCTTGATCAATGCCGATGGCAAGTCCATGGGCACGGCCACGGCGGGCAACCTGGGCGACGTGCCACTGGGCGTGGACAAGACCGTGGAGAAGGGCACCACCCACTTCTCCATCGTCGATGCCTACGGCAACGTGGTGTCGATGACCTCCACCGTCGAGTCCAGCATGGGCTCGTACCACATGGTGGGCGGCTTCTTGCTGACCAACCAGTTGACTGACTTCTCGGCCCAGCCTGCAGACACCGCCGGTGTGCCCGTGGCCAACCGCGTGGCCCCTGGCAAGCGCCCCCGCAGCACCATGGCCCCCACGCTGGTGTTCAAGGGCACTGCGCCCGGCGACTTTGTCATGGCCACCGGTTCGCCCGGCGGCGGCACCATCATCCAGTACGTGCTCAAGACCGTGGTCGGCGCGCTGGACTGGGGGCTCGATGCCCAGCAGGCCACCTCGCTGGTGAACATTGGCGCCACCAACAGCGCCACGACCAACGTGGACGGTGCCAACACAGCGCTGGACCTCACCGCCCTGATCGACGGCCTCAAGGCCAAGGGCCATACGGTGAACAACGGTGCGCAGTCCAGTGGCGTGTCCACCATCATGCGCGTCAACCGCAACGGCCAGACCAAGCTCGAAGGCGGCGTAGACCCCCGCCGCGAGGGCATTGTGCTGGGTGATGGGGCCTTGTGA